From Arcticibacter tournemirensis, one genomic window encodes:
- a CDS encoding ATP-binding protein — protein MRYLNKIIFINSANIAYAEIGIAGNVHFIGTQGVGKSTILRAILFFYNADKTKLGIEKGKRSFDDYYLPHGNSFIVYEVVTETGLFCVLAYKSQGRVAFRFIDGAYDRANYISTDHKAMIWDQVRNTFSGTSVYTRKIERYEEYRDILYGNNKGLPAQFRKYAMIESRQYQNLPRTIQNVFLNSKLEAEFIKQTIIMSLNEEDIKIDLDQYALHLKNFEQQLSDIGKWTERSRSGEVVVRILADKIAGLHKTVGFLEQEKVHLVRSLFHVHSSLEQAYPGYVKRLDQHREKHAVAVKKVEEADQKFRDKRDKINKEITLMDAKLTEIRRKTENYDQIGIHRLIERVARRSEWESRKTNKQAERALLVGRYQEITNKYEALALQLQNQLDQFINEKNTLGNDVRAASYLKKEEIRKQYDKIMAAIEREHADIKKDAEAALSEKRELVHQLELKKKEAELKRWFENELVASNKAIVNADQKLLVIKNERSASRTQIESLQKNWDLDVKRSEVEYTLKREKIEAQIVAAGRMAEENAAVIANSRNSFYEWLHENKPGWEQSVGKVVDQRSVLFNSGLSPKMVQPDHPLIYGVELDLSGVTSDVKSIADYEQEIQQLNNDIAACQVSLAALTEEQMVEADKLKKKYQPQIRALKDSIALREYEETKLRESREASILERDEWLRKAESEQKAEVTTIKAHIVSAIEERSSAEEQLLVFQKTIKKRLDDKKKERDQRLDAEDQALHTELEKAAVDIAEERNRIVLRKKQIDEQGKKALENEGADVARITALDQELTEVEAELEYIEANRDQVAEYNKDKRELFDHVDDFKAAKKLAETKLSGEQQRYEAGKAKLQETVDQLNEVIKAENQALREMGEDLKAFEDFSKTDTFLRLADHFDETGNESGTSLRLTKLIAAISDKINEAILRMNDLRGSINRFLSNFSSGNIFGFETSLIDDEEYLRFADSLSEFLEENKIEEYEKRTNELFATLVFQVSKETTELVSKEAIINKVINDINRDFVERNFAGVIRGIELRMSPSANKIVTLLQEIRLFNNDYAISLGGANLFSNDDTVHNNKRAVSYLKSFAAEIAGSKQGEVTLSDTFELQFRIVENENDSGWVEKLTNVGSEGTDVLVKAMINIMLLNVFKENASKRFRDFRLHCMMDEIGKLHPNNVKGILKFANDRNIMLINSSPTSYNAVDYKHTYLLTKDSKHATLIKRLITNNMGNATE, from the coding sequence ATGAGATACCTCAATAAAATCATTTTTATCAATAGTGCCAATATTGCTTATGCGGAAATAGGTATTGCGGGGAATGTGCACTTCATCGGAACGCAGGGAGTGGGAAAAAGTACCATCCTTCGCGCTATACTGTTTTTTTATAATGCAGATAAAACGAAGCTGGGCATTGAGAAAGGCAAGCGGTCTTTTGATGATTATTATTTGCCGCACGGCAATTCATTTATTGTTTATGAAGTGGTTACGGAAACCGGTCTTTTTTGCGTTCTTGCTTACAAATCGCAGGGCAGGGTCGCTTTTCGCTTTATAGACGGCGCTTATGACCGGGCCAATTATATCAGCACCGATCATAAAGCAATGATTTGGGACCAGGTAAGGAATACATTTTCCGGTACTTCCGTTTATACCCGTAAAATTGAACGCTATGAAGAATACCGGGATATTTTATATGGAAATAATAAAGGGCTTCCTGCACAGTTCAGGAAGTATGCCATGATTGAAAGCCGGCAATATCAAAACCTCCCGCGTACCATCCAGAATGTTTTTCTAAACTCTAAACTGGAAGCTGAGTTTATAAAGCAAACGATCATCATGTCGTTGAATGAAGAAGACATAAAGATCGATCTGGATCAGTATGCTCTGCATTTAAAGAATTTTGAACAACAGCTATCGGATATCGGAAAATGGACTGAACGCTCCCGGTCTGGTGAGGTCGTAGTTCGCATACTGGCCGATAAGATAGCTGGCTTGCATAAAACGGTGGGCTTTCTGGAACAGGAGAAAGTACACCTCGTTCGCTCACTTTTCCACGTTCATTCCAGCCTGGAACAAGCTTATCCTGGATATGTTAAACGACTTGACCAGCATAGGGAGAAACACGCCGTTGCTGTAAAAAAAGTCGAAGAGGCGGACCAGAAGTTCCGGGACAAAAGGGATAAGATCAATAAAGAGATCACCTTGATGGATGCTAAACTAACGGAAATAAGGCGCAAGACGGAAAACTATGACCAGATCGGTATTCATCGCCTGATAGAACGCGTTGCTAGAAGATCAGAATGGGAAAGCCGGAAAACCAATAAGCAGGCGGAACGGGCTTTATTGGTCGGTCGCTATCAGGAGATCACCAATAAGTATGAAGCTTTAGCTCTCCAGTTACAAAATCAGCTGGACCAGTTTATAAATGAAAAGAATACCTTAGGTAATGATGTCAGGGCCGCTTCTTACCTCAAAAAGGAGGAGATAAGAAAACAATATGACAAGATAATGGCCGCCATTGAGCGGGAGCATGCGGATATTAAAAAGGATGCCGAAGCTGCACTCAGCGAAAAAAGAGAACTGGTGCATCAACTGGAGTTAAAAAAGAAGGAAGCCGAACTAAAGCGTTGGTTTGAAAATGAACTGGTAGCCAGCAATAAGGCCATTGTAAATGCCGACCAGAAACTTTTGGTTATAAAAAACGAAAGATCAGCCAGTAGAACGCAGATCGAATCACTTCAAAAAAACTGGGACCTCGATGTCAAAAGAAGTGAGGTTGAATACACGCTTAAACGGGAAAAAATTGAAGCACAGATCGTCGCCGCCGGGAGGATGGCCGAAGAGAACGCAGCGGTTATTGCAAACAGCAGGAATTCGTTCTACGAATGGCTGCACGAAAATAAACCAGGCTGGGAGCAGAGTGTTGGTAAAGTGGTTGATCAGCGGTCGGTACTTTTCAATTCCGGGCTGTCGCCTAAAATGGTGCAGCCGGATCATCCGTTGATTTACGGAGTTGAACTCGACCTCTCTGGTGTGACCAGCGATGTTAAGTCTATTGCGGATTATGAACAGGAAATCCAACAACTCAATAACGACATTGCGGCCTGCCAGGTATCTCTGGCTGCATTGACAGAAGAACAGATGGTGGAGGCCGACAAACTAAAGAAGAAATATCAGCCGCAGATAAGAGCACTAAAGGATTCGATCGCGCTCCGTGAATACGAAGAAACGAAGCTTAGGGAAAGTCGTGAGGCTTCGATACTGGAACGTGATGAGTGGTTGCGAAAGGCAGAAAGTGAACAAAAAGCAGAGGTTACAACGATCAAAGCACATATTGTTAGCGCCATTGAAGAAAGATCATCGGCGGAGGAACAACTTTTGGTGTTTCAAAAAACCATTAAAAAGCGGCTTGATGATAAAAAGAAGGAAAGAGATCAGCGGCTCGATGCCGAAGATCAGGCCTTACACACTGAACTGGAAAAAGCAGCAGTTGATATTGCTGAAGAGCGGAACCGTATAGTCCTAAGAAAAAAGCAAATTGATGAACAGGGTAAAAAGGCCCTGGAAAACGAAGGCGCTGACGTTGCCCGCATCACTGCTTTAGACCAGGAACTAACGGAGGTGGAAGCGGAGCTCGAATATATTGAGGCCAACCGTGATCAGGTAGCGGAGTATAATAAAGATAAACGGGAGTTGTTTGACCATGTGGATGATTTTAAAGCGGCTAAAAAGCTGGCGGAAACCAAACTGTCGGGAGAGCAGCAACGCTACGAGGCCGGAAAGGCAAAACTACAGGAGACCGTTGACCAGTTAAATGAGGTCATTAAGGCCGAAAATCAGGCATTGAGGGAAATGGGAGAAGATCTGAAAGCGTTTGAGGACTTTAGTAAAACAGATACGTTTCTGCGGCTGGCTGATCATTTCGATGAAACAGGTAATGAATCGGGTACCAGTCTGCGGCTGACAAAACTGATTGCAGCAATCTCGGATAAGATCAATGAAGCTATATTACGGATGAATGATCTGCGCGGCAGCATAAACAGGTTCCTGAGTAATTTCTCTTCAGGGAATATTTTTGGTTTTGAAACCAGTCTGATCGATGATGAAGAATACCTCAGGTTCGCCGACAGTCTTAGCGAGTTTTTGGAGGAAAATAAAATTGAAGAATACGAAAAGCGCACCAACGAACTTTTTGCGACCCTGGTCTTCCAGGTGAGTAAAGAGACGACGGAACTGGTCTCTAAAGAAGCCATCATTAACAAGGTGATCAACGACATCAACCGGGACTTTGTGGAACGTAATTTTGCCGGTGTGATCAGGGGTATAGAACTTCGGATGTCTCCCAGTGCAAATAAGATTGTTACCTTATTGCAGGAGATCCGTTTGTTCAATAACGATTACGCGATCTCACTGGGTGGTGCCAATTTGTTCAGCAATGATGATACCGTGCATAACAACAAACGTGCGGTCAGTTATCTGAAAAGCTTTGCAGCTGAAATTGCCGGATCAAAACAAGGTGAGGTGACACTCTCGGATACCTTTGAACTCCAGTTCAGGATCGTTGAAAATGAAAATGACAGCGGCTGGGTCGAAAAGCTAACAAATGTTGGATCTGAAGGGACAGATGTGCTGGTAAAGGCCATGATCAATATCATGCTGTTGAATGTTTTTAAAGAGAACGCATCTAAAAGGTTCAGGGATTTTAGGCTGCATTGTATGATGGATGAAATCGGCAAGCTGCACCCAAATAATGTTAAAGGCATTCTTAAGTTTGCTAACGATCGCAATATTATGCTTATCAACAGCTCTCCGACATCGTATAATGCCGTTGACTATAAACACACTTATCTGCTGACCAAGGATAGCAAGCATGCCACTCTTATCAAGAGACTAATCACTAATAATATGGGAAATGCAACTGAGTAG
- a CDS encoding condensin complex protein MksE — MIEIPKQTAEVFEILSKGQFICSNSTKDAIRKLYNAISQDFEAYYEYFSGINLILEEGDEYYHFVRAENRAEIERKLEIAMKWIDILDFLKTYDNSFGSGFRFRIADILARTSVDADLKNKLEGLKKYAPGKEKYTDIMEKVLDHLVRDNFIELENDISQEYKTLSSFTYLEKLVLTINIPEDIQHEIPQ, encoded by the coding sequence ATGATCGAGATCCCCAAACAAACAGCGGAAGTTTTCGAAATTCTCAGCAAAGGCCAGTTCATTTGCTCCAACAGCACCAAAGATGCCATTCGAAAACTTTATAATGCAATCAGCCAGGATTTCGAGGCCTATTACGAATACTTTTCAGGAATCAACCTCATCCTTGAAGAAGGGGACGAATATTATCATTTTGTGCGTGCAGAGAACCGTGCTGAAATAGAACGTAAGCTGGAAATTGCCATGAAATGGATCGATATTCTGGATTTTCTGAAGACCTACGACAATAGCTTTGGTTCCGGGTTCCGCTTTCGTATAGCTGATATACTGGCCCGGACGAGTGTTGACGCGGACCTGAAAAACAAACTGGAAGGCTTAAAGAAATATGCTCCTGGGAAAGAGAAATATACCGATATCATGGAAAAGGTATTAGATCATCTGGTAAGGGATAATTTCATCGAACTTGAAAATGATATTTCCCAGGAGTATAAGACGCTATCCTCGTTTACTTACCTTGAAAAATTAGTCCTGACTATCAATATTCCCGAAGATATACAGCATGAGATACCTCAATAA
- a CDS encoding sensor histidine kinase → MKQKKFVLLLLLLLRGLPGTIFAQQEDAFQKMKAGDWFEVLVADTARKPADESYRYNIRYLLKKTDASGNREYTLTFERIRIILSHPGIVALGYDSYYPPYRQGMEKPDQKPVFQSRVDPKGKILSMKPGAEFSRINLYEIGTRSTNVGRWVELEPIHKETATVISAIIMKAIANREQDWYSGTLYRNSGLSFVLSAASFPLKPNVLIEGHIKNMTAELAGEYALYLPGVEKAFRISADGSFRMAFFLSEGSGARLRNRHRLEKTPAKPHSGTMKDVDVVLAMRTVDIPLFFRPGDTLRITGDALDPEGSLQFSGNTAKMAAFGLDIAKATLKKNTPEIPYGVKLYSAETFMKQQDADRAIFDRLNKTYSGQLSPVTGNYYRLWFAFTQASERLDFLSKTSYKSSPASTRMFDGFPEHFFEAVDTLPVMMTDYNNAVWYTDFINTFQFYLSAKVGQLNGGSSGFFLGDYVLSLNHLRCFPLYLTLADAFENQLGNNSWKTAQTLKPYYEDFINNCADTVLTGLVRQKWETLSLWAPGKPIPLKSIKLADGGLLNMNRFKGKVLNITFNFHYPDEMRRLLERIKKQDPQKVHFLIVQLKEHSYPPSSVVSELKKLSQVTFVEVAPDNQALRELVMLENFDIKTFVMDSDLGIIQDNINDSPDELPKDKNFEEAVQKALEPKKMSRQEKAELIKITLWSLGSIMFAGLGFLWIYRARVSAIRRKESLKRRIQELEIRAIRSQMNPHFMFNALNSIQSLINGHQYKEANIYLEKFSYLMRMVLNNSEKTFVSLSDELEAVSLYAELEKLRFDFEFGLYIGAEINSELIEIPGMIIQPLVENAILHGIAQKGASGLLAIRVSRVGIYLRVEVTDNGTGWTEKEGRKPSGFGLKLVRERLHLLNVHGGIGKLEIIPNLGIHAEGVTAVLSIPLD, encoded by the coding sequence ATGAAACAGAAAAAATTTGTCCTGCTGCTCCTACTACTGCTGCGCGGACTCCCAGGAACCATTTTTGCACAGCAGGAAGATGCGTTCCAGAAAATGAAAGCCGGCGACTGGTTTGAGGTACTCGTTGCAGATACCGCCCGAAAGCCTGCTGATGAAAGCTACCGCTATAACATCAGATATCTGTTAAAAAAAACCGACGCCTCGGGCAACCGGGAATATACACTGACGTTCGAGCGGATCCGAATCATACTCTCCCACCCCGGCATCGTAGCCCTTGGCTACGACTCTTATTACCCGCCTTACAGGCAGGGCATGGAAAAGCCTGACCAAAAACCCGTTTTCCAGTCCAGAGTTGATCCGAAAGGCAAGATTCTTTCCATGAAACCGGGTGCTGAGTTTTCCAGAATCAATCTTTACGAAATCGGGACCCGTAGTACTAATGTTGGTAGATGGGTCGAATTAGAACCAATCCATAAAGAAACCGCGACAGTTATTTCCGCAATCATCATGAAAGCCATAGCAAACAGGGAGCAGGACTGGTACAGTGGAACGCTCTATCGAAACTCAGGACTAAGCTTCGTGTTATCTGCTGCTTCGTTTCCTCTGAAACCCAATGTACTCATAGAGGGTCATATCAAAAATATGACGGCTGAGCTTGCCGGTGAATATGCTCTTTATCTACCTGGTGTCGAGAAGGCGTTCCGGATTTCAGCTGATGGAAGCTTCAGAATGGCTTTTTTCCTTTCCGAGGGATCAGGCGCGCGCCTGAGAAACCGCCACCGGCTAGAAAAAACACCGGCAAAACCACATTCAGGTACCATGAAAGATGTTGATGTTGTGTTGGCCATGCGTACAGTCGATATCCCCCTGTTTTTCCGGCCCGGCGATACGCTTAGGATAACAGGTGATGCGCTCGATCCCGAAGGCAGCCTGCAGTTTTCTGGAAATACTGCTAAAATGGCGGCATTCGGGCTAGACATAGCCAAGGCTACCCTTAAAAAGAATACTCCCGAAATACCTTACGGCGTAAAATTATATTCTGCTGAAACCTTTATGAAGCAACAGGACGCGGACAGGGCTATCTTCGACAGGCTTAACAAAACCTACAGCGGACAGCTTTCACCGGTTACCGGGAACTATTACCGGCTCTGGTTTGCCTTTACTCAAGCTAGCGAGAGACTGGACTTTCTTAGCAAGACCTCTTATAAAAGCAGTCCGGCTTCTACCAGAATGTTTGATGGGTTTCCGGAGCACTTTTTCGAGGCTGTTGACACCCTGCCCGTAATGATGACCGATTACAACAACGCAGTCTGGTATACTGATTTTATCAATACCTTCCAATTCTATCTGAGCGCCAAAGTTGGTCAGCTTAATGGGGGAAGCAGTGGGTTTTTCCTTGGAGACTATGTTCTTTCGTTAAACCACCTTAGGTGCTTTCCTCTCTACCTTACGTTGGCCGACGCTTTTGAAAACCAGCTTGGAAACAACAGCTGGAAAACAGCCCAGACATTGAAGCCCTACTACGAGGACTTCATTAACAATTGCGCAGATACCGTCTTGACCGGACTGGTACGACAGAAATGGGAAACCCTATCATTGTGGGCACCAGGAAAGCCGATTCCCTTAAAAAGCATCAAATTAGCAGACGGAGGTCTCCTGAATATGAACAGGTTTAAGGGAAAAGTGCTGAACATCACCTTCAACTTCCACTATCCGGATGAAATGAGACGGCTGTTGGAAAGGATCAAAAAGCAGGATCCCCAGAAAGTGCATTTCCTTATCGTGCAGCTCAAAGAACATAGCTATCCGCCCTCGAGCGTTGTCAGCGAACTGAAAAAGCTCTCTCAGGTAACCTTTGTAGAGGTCGCGCCCGACAACCAGGCGCTCAGAGAACTGGTGATGCTGGAGAATTTCGATATCAAAACCTTTGTTATGGATTCAGATCTTGGGATTATCCAGGACAACATTAACGATAGCCCCGATGAGCTCCCGAAAGATAAGAACTTTGAAGAGGCCGTACAAAAAGCACTTGAACCCAAAAAAATGAGCCGGCAGGAAAAGGCCGAACTGATCAAAATAACATTATGGAGCCTCGGCTCCATAATGTTTGCCGGTTTGGGCTTTCTGTGGATCTACAGGGCGAGGGTTTCGGCGATCAGAAGAAAGGAATCTCTGAAAAGACGAATCCAGGAACTAGAGATCAGGGCAATACGGTCACAAATGAACCCGCACTTTATGTTCAATGCATTGAATTCAATCCAATCTCTGATCAATGGCCACCAGTACAAGGAAGCAAACATTTACCTGGAAAAATTTTCATATCTCATGCGCATGGTGCTCAATAATTCCGAAAAGACCTTTGTGAGCCTCTCGGATGAACTAGAAGCTGTATCGCTTTATGCCGAGCTGGAAAAGCTTCGCTTCGATTTTGAGTTTGGCCTCTACATTGGGGCAGAGATCAACAGCGAGCTCATTGAGATACCCGGCATGATCATCCAGCCGCTTGTAGAAAATGCCATTTTGCACGGGATCGCCCAGAAGGGAGCATCTGGATTATTGGCAATCAGGGTAAGCAGAGTGGGTATTTATCTGAGGGTGGAGGTAACCGACAACGGGACGGGATGGACAGAAAAGGAAGGCAGAAAACCATCCGGGTTCGGACTGAAGCTAGTTAGAGAACGGCTGCATCTTTTAAATGTTCATGGCGGAATAGGAAAACTGGAGATAATACCTAATTTAGGGATTCATGCAGAAGGAGTAACCGCTGTGCTCAGCATTCCCCTCGATTAG
- a CDS encoding LytR/AlgR family response regulator transcription factor — protein MRISTILIDDESRSRQNLRQLLEVYCPDIDVVAEAGSPTEALSLIAVHQPDLLFLDIEMGELSGFDLLKMLHSPQTFEVIFVTAFDRYGIQAVKACAIDYLLKPINIIELCNAVNKAFGQIGPKKENEKLRELMANIDRREEEQRIAVPLADKIEFILISKILRLEAEGNYTHFYLEGGKHYLVCKTLKEYQDLLEGYQFIRTHQSHVINFKKISAYVKKDGGYISMEDGSSVPISRQKKDEVLSHILR, from the coding sequence ATGAGAATCAGTACCATTCTTATAGATGACGAATCCAGGAGCAGGCAGAATCTGAGGCAGCTGTTGGAAGTTTACTGCCCGGATATCGACGTTGTTGCCGAAGCCGGCTCGCCTACCGAAGCGCTTAGCCTGATTGCTGTGCACCAGCCAGATCTGCTATTTCTGGACATCGAGATGGGCGAACTTTCCGGATTCGATCTACTCAAGATGCTCCATAGCCCGCAAACCTTCGAGGTGATCTTTGTCACGGCCTTCGACAGGTATGGGATCCAGGCGGTAAAGGCATGCGCCATTGATTACCTGCTCAAGCCCATAAATATAATTGAACTATGCAACGCGGTAAACAAAGCTTTCGGACAGATCGGGCCAAAGAAAGAAAACGAAAAGCTGAGAGAACTGATGGCCAATATTGACCGCAGGGAAGAAGAACAGCGCATTGCAGTTCCACTTGCAGATAAGATCGAGTTTATTCTGATATCTAAAATACTGCGGCTGGAAGCGGAGGGCAATTACACCCATTTTTATCTTGAAGGGGGAAAGCACTACCTGGTCTGCAAAACGCTCAAAGAGTACCAGGATCTGTTGGAAGGATATCAATTCATCCGTACCCATCAGTCACATGTCATCAATTTCAAAAAGATCAGCGCCTATGTCAAAAAAGACGGCGGATACATCTCCATGGAGGACGGCAGTTCCGTTCCCATATCCAGACAAAAGAAGGATGAGGTTCTCTCCCACATCTTGCGCTGA
- the rnhA gene encoding ribonuclease HI, with protein sequence MIEIFTDGASSGNPGPGGYGVVLRAGQHYKELAGGFRKTTNNRMELLAVIVGLEALKNPGQEVIIYSDSKYVVDAVEKKWVFGWLNKGFAGKKNKDLWLRFLQLYKLHKIRFNWIKGHAGHPENERCDRLAVAAYQQKENLLIDSVFEAENGK encoded by the coding sequence ATGATAGAGATCTTTACCGACGGAGCTTCAAGCGGCAATCCGGGACCAGGGGGTTACGGGGTGGTTTTAAGGGCTGGACAACACTATAAGGAGCTTGCCGGAGGCTTTCGTAAAACTACGAATAACAGGATGGAATTACTTGCTGTAATCGTCGGGCTCGAGGCTCTTAAGAATCCCGGACAGGAAGTGATTATTTATTCCGACTCCAAATATGTGGTGGATGCCGTTGAAAAGAAATGGGTGTTTGGATGGCTGAATAAGGGATTTGCCGGAAAAAAGAACAAAGACCTCTGGCTCCGCTTTCTGCAGTTATACAAACTTCACAAAATTCGTTTTAACTGGATAAAAGGGCATGCCGGTCATCCAGAAAACGAACGCTGCGACCGTTTAGCAGTCGCAGCATATCAACAAAAGGAAAATTTACTCATCGATTCTGTATTCGAAGCAGAAAACGGGAAGTAA
- the fbp gene encoding class 1 fructose-bisphosphatase has product MSVVKTLGQFIIEKQKDFPYAKGELSRLLRDIGIASKIVNREVNKAGLVDILGEIGTMNTHGESQKKLDVFANEQFISALTCGGECCIVVSEENDDPVYIESEISQNAKYIVAIDPLDGSSNIDVNVGVGTIFSIYRRKSIEGKATIQDALQRGVEQVAAGYVVYGSSAMLVYTTGKGVNGFTLDPSIGEFCLSHPDMTIPKDGTFYSINEGYYVHFPDGVKKYIKYCQVMDKETNRPYSSRYIGSMVADLHRNIIKGGIFIYPTTASAPRGKLRLVYECNPMAFIIEQAGGRATDGFERILEQEVTSLHQRSAIFLGSENMVLKAEEMMRDFSPELGKLIDKQVEPSADISKVGNVI; this is encoded by the coding sequence ATGTCGGTAGTAAAAACGTTAGGCCAGTTCATTATTGAAAAGCAGAAAGACTTTCCCTATGCCAAGGGCGAGCTATCCCGTTTGTTGAGGGATATCGGTATTGCATCCAAAATTGTAAACCGCGAAGTAAACAAGGCAGGATTGGTAGATATCCTGGGGGAGATCGGAACCATGAATACGCATGGCGAATCACAGAAGAAGCTTGATGTTTTTGCGAATGAGCAGTTTATTTCAGCCCTTACCTGCGGCGGAGAATGTTGTATTGTGGTTTCCGAAGAAAATGACGACCCCGTGTACATTGAGTCGGAAATTTCCCAGAATGCAAAGTACATTGTCGCTATTGATCCCCTCGACGGCTCATCGAACATCGATGTAAACGTAGGAGTGGGAACTATTTTCTCTATTTACAGAAGAAAATCCATTGAAGGGAAAGCAACCATTCAGGATGCGTTACAAAGAGGAGTGGAGCAGGTAGCTGCAGGGTATGTGGTTTATGGATCTTCAGCCATGCTGGTTTATACCACGGGTAAAGGAGTAAACGGATTTACGCTCGATCCGTCCATTGGCGAGTTTTGCCTCTCTCATCCCGATATGACGATCCCGAAAGACGGCACCTTCTACTCCATAAATGAAGGATACTACGTACACTTTCCCGACGGCGTAAAGAAGTATATTAAATATTGCCAGGTGATGGATAAGGAAACAAACAGGCCCTATTCATCAAGATACATTGGCTCTATGGTGGCCGATTTGCACAGAAATATTATAAAGGGAGGCATCTTTATTTATCCCACAACGGCGAGTGCTCCCAGGGGCAAGTTGCGACTGGTATATGAGTGCAATCCGATGGCCTTTATTATTGAGCAAGCGGGAGGCCGCGCTACCGACGGTTTTGAAAGGATCCTGGAGCAAGAAGTGACTTCCTTGCATCAGCGTTCTGCTATTTTCCTTGGATCAGAGAATATGGTGCTCAAGGCAGAAGAGATGATGCGGGATTTCTCACCCGAGCTTGGTAAATTGATAGACAAACAAGTTGAGCCTTCGGCTGATATTTCTAAAGTTGGAAATGTAATTTAA
- a CDS encoding metallophosphoesterase family protein — MKRIGLISDTHGFLDDAVFRHFEQCDEIWHAGDFGNLELADKLAAFKPLRGVFGNIDGKDIRTVYPEHLRFKCEDVDVWMTHIGGYPDHYSPQVRNLIYKDPPKMFISGHSHILKVIYDKKIGTLHLNPGAAGKQGWHKIRSLLRFSISDEKIHTLEIIELGNR; from the coding sequence ATGAAAAGAATAGGACTAATTTCCGATACTCACGGTTTCCTCGATGATGCCGTATTCAGGCACTTTGAGCAATGCGACGAGATCTGGCACGCCGGCGATTTTGGTAATTTAGAGCTGGCAGACAAGCTTGCCGCCTTTAAACCATTACGCGGAGTATTCGGAAATATCGATGGAAAAGATATTCGCACGGTTTATCCTGAGCATCTGCGGTTTAAATGTGAAGATGTCGATGTTTGGATGACGCATATTGGCGGTTATCCGGATCATTACAGTCCTCAGGTGCGAAATTTAATCTATAAAGATCCGCCAAAAATGTTCATTTCAGGACATTCGCATATATTAAAGGTAATATACGATAAAAAAATTGGTACTTTACACTTAAATCCCGGCGCCGCAGGCAAACAAGGGTGGCATAAAATACGTTCTTTGCTAAGATTCAGCATTTCTGACGAAAAAATTCATACATTAGAGATCATCGAACTAGGAAATAGATAA
- a CDS encoding tRNA1(Val) (adenine(37)-N6)-methyltransferase has translation MKVSKPQVFQFKQFEVDQANCGMKINTDGVLLGTLIKPDYPETILDIGTGTGVIALMLAQRFPAAKVVAVEIDAHAAETASANFRSSPFADRLSLHARSFQDYLRTGSPVKYDLIVSNPPFFLNSIKNANLRKQTARHTDHNFFSDLLSLTADSLNANGNLSLILPLATVQIAAVNAREAGLFLLNEIEVSSFPSSVPHRKIVTFGLSNSKEASTTSFAIYEREKRYSEQYKEALKDFFTIF, from the coding sequence ATGAAAGTCAGTAAGCCGCAGGTGTTTCAGTTCAAACAGTTTGAAGTGGATCAGGCTAATTGCGGAATGAAGATCAATACTGACGGAGTATTGTTAGGCACTTTGATTAAGCCGGATTATCCTGAAACCATATTAGATATAGGAACGGGAACAGGCGTAATCGCACTGATGCTTGCACAGCGGTTTCCGGCAGCAAAGGTAGTTGCCGTAGAGATTGACGCCCATGCAGCCGAAACAGCTTCCGCAAATTTCAGAAGTTCGCCATTTGCCGACCGCCTTAGCCTCCATGCTAGGTCCTTTCAGGATTATCTCAGGACCGGTTCACCTGTAAAATACGATCTGATAGTCAGTAATCCCCCGTTTTTTCTGAACTCCATCAAAAATGCCAACCTCCGGAAGCAGACGGCCAGGCATACCGACCATAACTTTTTCTCGGATCTACTGAGTCTCACTGCTGATTCTTTAAACGCCAACGGCAACTTATCGCTTATCCTTCCTCTGGCTACAGTGCAGATAGCCGCAGTCAATGCCCGCGAGGCAGGATTGTTCCTTTTAAACGAAATTGAAGTTTCATCCTTTCCATCCTCGGTTCCGCACCGGAAGATCGTTACATTTGGACTGAGCAATAGCAAAGAAGCCAGCACAACCTCTTTTGCTATTTACGAACGTGAAAAACGCTATTCAGAACAATACAAGGAAGCATTGAAAGACTTTTTTACGATATTTTGA